One Pectobacterium polaris DNA window includes the following coding sequences:
- the hutU gene encoding urocanate hydratase: MSSEFSRYRDVEIRAPRGTTLNAKSWLTEAPLRMLMNNLDPDVAENPKELVVYGGIGRAARNWECFDKMVEALKQLNDDETLLVQSGKPVGVFKTHTNAPRVLIANSNLVPHWANWEHFNELDAKGLAMYGQMTAGSWIYIGSQGIVQGTYETFVEAGRQHYDGTLKGRWVLTAGLGGMGGAQPLAATLAGACSLNIECQQSRIDFRLRTGYVDEQAQDLDDALDRIQRHTRAGKAVSIALHGNAAEILPELVKRGVRPDIVTDQTSAHDPLNGYLPIGWDWETYRERALIEPAAVMQAAKASMAEHVKAMLAFQQQGIPTFDYGNNIRQMAKEMGVSNAFDFPGFVPAYIRPLFCRGIGPFRWAALSGDPQDIYRTDEKVKALIPDDLHLHHWLDMAKERISFQGLPARICWVGLGQRARLGLAFNEMVRRGDVSAPIVIGRDHLDSGSVASPNRETEAMKDGSDAVSDWPLLNALLNTASGATWVSLHHGGGVGMGFSQHSGMVVVCDGSDEAAERIARVLSNDPATGVMRHADAGYEIAIDCAKEHGLNLPMLTK; this comes from the coding sequence ATGAGTAGTGAATTTTCCCGTTATCGTGATGTTGAAATCAGAGCGCCACGCGGCACAACACTGAATGCCAAAAGCTGGCTTACCGAAGCACCGCTGCGCATGTTGATGAATAATCTCGATCCTGACGTCGCAGAAAACCCAAAAGAGTTGGTGGTATATGGGGGAATCGGACGAGCAGCAAGAAATTGGGAATGCTTCGATAAAATGGTCGAGGCGTTGAAGCAGCTCAACGACGATGAAACTCTGCTCGTGCAGTCAGGAAAACCGGTAGGCGTATTTAAAACGCATACGAATGCGCCCAGAGTGTTGATTGCTAACTCCAATTTGGTACCCCACTGGGCGAACTGGGAACACTTTAACGAATTAGACGCCAAAGGCTTGGCGATGTACGGGCAAATGACGGCGGGATCGTGGATTTACATCGGCAGTCAGGGCATTGTTCAGGGAACCTATGAAACCTTCGTGGAAGCGGGACGCCAGCACTATGATGGCACGCTGAAGGGGCGATGGGTGCTAACAGCGGGTCTTGGTGGAATGGGGGGCGCGCAGCCATTGGCGGCTACGCTGGCGGGTGCTTGCTCCCTGAATATTGAGTGTCAGCAATCGCGTATCGATTTTCGTCTGCGTACCGGATACGTGGACGAGCAAGCGCAGGATCTGGATGACGCACTGGATCGCATCCAGCGGCATACGCGTGCAGGGAAAGCGGTCTCGATTGCATTGCACGGCAATGCAGCAGAAATTTTGCCTGAACTGGTTAAGCGCGGTGTTCGGCCTGATATTGTGACCGATCAAACCAGCGCCCACGACCCGTTGAATGGCTATCTTCCCATCGGTTGGGATTGGGAAACGTACCGTGAACGCGCGCTGATCGAACCTGCTGCGGTGATGCAGGCGGCAAAAGCCTCAATGGCTGAACATGTTAAAGCCATGCTTGCCTTCCAACAGCAGGGTATCCCCACCTTCGATTACGGCAATAATATCCGCCAGATGGCGAAAGAGATGGGTGTCAGCAACGCCTTCGATTTCCCTGGTTTTGTCCCTGCCTATATTCGTCCTTTATTTTGTCGTGGTATCGGCCCGTTCCGTTGGGCTGCGCTCTCCGGCGATCCGCAAGATATCTATCGCACTGATGAAAAAGTGAAAGCGCTAATCCCTGACGATCTTCATCTGCACCACTGGTTAGATATGGCGAAGGAACGTATCAGTTTTCAGGGGCTACCTGCGCGCATCTGCTGGGTTGGCTTGGGGCAGCGCGCTCGTTTGGGGCTGGCATTTAATGAAATGGTCAGACGTGGCGACGTCTCCGCACCGATTGTTATTGGCCGCGACCATCTTGATTCCGGCTCTGTCGCTAGCCCTAATCGGGAAACCGAAGCGATGAAAGATGGTTCTGATGCGGTTTCTGACTGGCCGTTGCTGAATGCATTACTCAATACGGCAAGCGGCGCAACTTGGGTTTCTCTGCATCACGGTGGCGGTGTTGGGATGGGATTTTCACAACATTCCGGCATGGTTGTCGTGTGTGATGGCAGCGATGAGGCCGCAGAGCGCATTGCACGGGTATTGAGCAACGATCCGGCGACGGGCGTGATGCGTCATGCCGATGCGGGTTATGAGATTGCTATCGACTGCGCGAAAGAGCATGGCCTAAATTTACCGATGCTGACGAAATAA
- a CDS encoding ABC transporter ATP-binding protein, which produces MITFNNVTKHYDDGSVVVDGLNLSAPSGKITVLVGPSGCGKTTSLRMINRLVEPSSGTILLNGESTTHMDVVQLRRRIGYVIQNAGLFPHKNIIDNIATTAILNGATKSKARNRAAELLEVVGLAPQLAKRYPWQLSGGQQQRVGVARALAADPEFMLMDEPFSAVDPVVREQLQEEFLRIQKEVSKTIIMVTHDIDEAMKLGDLVAVLKPGGKLVQQAAPGILLNAPHNAFVADFIGRDRGYRKLSFHTSGSLAALQLEPTIEMGASMAQARRIATQRWLLVTQQGKAYGWFDTQQHIDVIAPDNINLAATFYPQNGTLRQLLDSALSSPCHRAVVIDAQHIPMGVMTLDSVLDACKSMAQEAI; this is translated from the coding sequence ATGATTACTTTCAATAACGTGACCAAGCATTATGACGATGGCTCGGTAGTGGTGGATGGTCTGAATTTGTCCGCGCCAAGCGGAAAAATTACTGTATTAGTGGGGCCGTCTGGATGCGGAAAAACAACATCACTACGAATGATCAACCGACTGGTTGAACCGTCGTCTGGCACGATCCTGCTCAATGGTGAATCGACCACACACATGGATGTCGTACAACTGCGGAGACGCATTGGCTACGTTATCCAGAACGCAGGGTTATTCCCGCATAAAAACATCATCGATAACATCGCCACGACCGCCATTCTTAATGGTGCCACAAAGAGTAAAGCCAGAAACCGGGCTGCGGAACTTCTGGAAGTGGTGGGGCTCGCCCCGCAGCTTGCCAAAAGATATCCGTGGCAACTCTCTGGCGGACAGCAGCAGCGCGTCGGCGTAGCGAGAGCCCTCGCCGCCGATCCAGAATTTATGCTGATGGATGAACCCTTCAGCGCGGTTGACCCCGTGGTACGAGAACAACTTCAGGAAGAGTTTCTCCGTATTCAAAAAGAAGTGAGCAAGACCATCATTATGGTCACTCATGATATCGACGAAGCAATGAAATTGGGCGATTTGGTCGCCGTTCTGAAACCGGGAGGCAAGTTAGTCCAGCAGGCCGCACCAGGGATATTACTGAATGCGCCGCACAATGCATTCGTCGCCGATTTTATTGGCCGTGACCGCGGCTATCGCAAACTGAGTTTTCACACCTCTGGATCGCTTGCCGCCCTCCAGCTCGAACCGACCATCGAAATGGGCGCATCAATGGCGCAAGCGCGGCGTATTGCCACGCAACGTTGGCTGCTAGTGACGCAGCAAGGTAAGGCTTATGGTTGGTTCGACACGCAACAGCACATTGATGTCATCGCCCCAGACAATATCAACCTCGCGGCGACGTTTTACCCACAAAACGGAACACTACGCCAACTACTGGACTCCGCACTGAGTTCTCCCTGTCATCGAGCCGTTGTTATCGACGCACAGCACATACCAATGGGCGTCATGACGCTCGATAGTGTGCTGGATGCCTGCAAGTCAATGGCGCAGGAGGCGATATGA
- a CDS encoding ABC transporter permease yields the protein MRFDWLWSQSDKILNLLLWHCYLSVTPIVIGLLLAIPVGWAIYNMPKAKGIILNLFGLLYTVPSLALFVLLPPLLNTRILDPINVVVALTIYSFALLVRTVCDGLDSISTETRQSAFALGYKPMQQFLQIDLPLAVPVIGSGLRVAVVSNVSIVSVAALIGVPQLGALFTQGFQLQFLTPIIAGIVLCIALAFALDSLVVIMTRALSRWQPKRG from the coding sequence ATGAGATTTGACTGGCTGTGGTCGCAGAGCGATAAGATCCTTAATCTATTGTTGTGGCACTGTTATTTGTCCGTTACACCGATCGTGATTGGCCTACTGCTCGCGATTCCCGTTGGCTGGGCGATATATAACATGCCCAAAGCAAAGGGCATCATTCTCAATCTCTTTGGCCTGCTGTATACCGTTCCGTCGCTGGCGCTATTTGTACTGTTACCGCCACTACTCAATACGCGCATTCTCGACCCAATAAATGTGGTCGTGGCGCTAACCATTTACAGCTTTGCTTTGCTGGTCAGAACCGTGTGTGACGGGCTGGATTCGATCTCTACCGAGACTCGACAATCTGCTTTTGCGCTGGGTTACAAACCTATGCAGCAGTTTCTCCAAATCGACCTTCCCCTTGCTGTACCGGTTATCGGTTCTGGGCTGCGTGTCGCGGTCGTCTCCAACGTCAGCATTGTGTCCGTCGCAGCGCTGATCGGCGTGCCACAGCTAGGCGCACTATTTACTCAGGGATTTCAGTTGCAGTTTCTCACGCCGATCATTGCAGGGATCGTGCTCTGTATCGCACTCGCCTTTGCGTTGGACTCGCTGGTGGTCATCATGACCCGCGCATTGAGTCGCTGGCAGCCGAAAAGGGGATAA